TtacctcccaaagtgtgcacttgttcactttccttcatggatttaaaaataaattaatggTATATGGAAACTCTATCTTGCCCATGCGTACACCAATTCAATGTGTTTAAATGTGTGAAAAGTAGTGAATGAGTGTAaacttcaggagaaaggagagattattgggatGCTGCTTTTTAAATGCGGTGTCCGGTGGGATTACtccagccagctatctaaactgcACAACTATCTAAAATGTGTCATATTCCTTCTAGTGAAGCTGGTGGCCTGTTATGCAGACAAGGAGGTACTTGTAACACAGGTATGAAATGATTACATTGTGCCTGTTGTTGAGGCCAACGCTCTCTTATCTTAGTTTTACACTCAACACTACTGCTTAACCTGTCTGTAACTGCTGTCAAAGTATAGTTTTCCTCTTCAGCTTGGTCCCAACCCCTCATCCTTGGGCAGTGAGAGTCTTGGTAGAGGCCAGTCTGGCCGACTGACCCATGACAGCACCCTCTACCTGGTTAACCAGAGCCACCCCTTCAGAGTGCAGTTCTCTGCTTCCAACGAAACCTCCTCATCCTCTGCCCAGAAGGGGAAGYTTGTAGAAAGGTTGAAAGCATTGGATAAGACAAAAGGAGGAAAGAATGACAGAGYGAGGGAGGTTCAAAGCACAGGTCCCAAACGCAGCATCCAAMACTTTTTTGCTTCCTCTCCCAAGAAGGTATGAGAACACGTTCATCTTAACTGAGAAAATGGCATGCATTTTAATTTGTCTAGCAATATTTAGAGTAACCGAAAGGACCTAACGTATCACTTCAACTGTTCAAAATACACCATGTTTTCTCAATGCCAACCTCCAATTTATGTGAAGTTTAGTTTGACCATGGTTGCATTTTTCTTTTTCACGCAGGCATCCAAGAGGTCACACCGTTCTGAGGAGGACCCGCAGGAGAAGCGTAGGAGGACTACAGGCTCCGACAGTGGGGGCGAGGACGAGGCTGAGAAGCTTGCTGAGGAGAAGCTCCGACACCTCCAGGAGATGTCAGAGAGGGCTTCAGGGGCTAGCAGAGACTGTGTCCAGCAGCAGGCATCAGTCTCGGCCTGTTCTCGAAGCCACTGGCAGCAGATTGGAAACCTCATGCTCTACACTGCTGTTGGCGTCACTGGAAGCACCAAGGTAAGAGCTAACTAGGTAATTCTGTAAAACTCAATATTTGATTTAAGCCAAtgagtctgtgtgttgtttgaaTGAGATGCTGAATATGATTTTACTTTGTCCATCCAAGGATGAAAACGTTTTAGCCCTACATTTGAGCGCTTTGGACATATTGTTTCCACCAACAATCTAATTGTCTCGAAGTTCGTTTTCAACCAAGCAGTACAAACACAATTACTTTTAGTAACATCATTTTAAAGCCGACCCATCTTTCTTTCTGGCCCAGATTGCTGGGTTCGACATTGACGGGTGTATCATCACCACCAATTCTGGAAAAGTGTTTCCCACCAGCCCAGATGACTGGAGGTCAGTCAGTCTSCTGTTCTGTCAAGTTGCGGCTTTGCGTATGGCCTCCTCTCGCTTTGCttgctctctcctcatccctcttcctcatctcttgACTTGAGTCATTTCCTTGCCTATATTTGTTCTCTTATCTCCTTTACAGGATTCTCTTTCCTGAGATCCAACCCAAACTGGCCAGCTTATTAAAGAAAGGCTACAAGGTAGAagcaaacataaatgtattgtcaaGCATGGACACGGCAAAGCTGTTCTWCGAGAAWTATTTCTTATCCMTCKTTTTAATGGCAATATGTGGCTAGATGAATAGCTAATGATGTCTGTTGCCCCTCCCAGGTTGTGTTTTTCACCAATCAGATGGGTATATCTAGGGGGAAACTGAAGCCTGAGGATTTCAAGTCTAAAGTGGAGAACATTCTGAAGACATTACAGCTCCCCATACAGGTTAGTCAAGAAACATTTGAACACAAAGATGGCGCTTGAAAGCAGATTCACTATTGTATCTATGTGTATGTCAGTGTTTTATTGTGTGTAAATCAGATGTGGACacctttaactgtgtgtgtgtctcaggtctTTGTGGCGTCTGGTCCTGGGATCTACAGGAAGCCAGTGATGGGGATGTGGGAGCACCTGTGTGAGAAGGTGAGACCATAAGGCACGCATCATATCAGACATTGTGAATAGGGATTACATGTAGARGATGATTGTTTCCTACAAACCACCTCAACACAGGTGTGTCGCAAAAGGTTCACAAAGCCAGCTCCATTTAGCATTGTCTAGTTGTTTGTCATCCACTCAGACCACATTACCCTGGTGAGTCATGACATAGACCAGTCACTgcttcaacatttacattacatttaagtcatttagcagacactcttatccagagcaacttacagtagtgagtgtttcCATTTTCATACTTCAACAAGGGCATGGTGTGGGAAATAAATAGAATGGGAATAGAAATTTGTCCATCTGCTTCCAGCTAGAAATGTATTTTTCCCTGCTCCCAACCCCCCCAAACTACAAACATGGTCCAACATGTTTTTCCTCTCTCAGGATAATGGCGGTGTGGCTGTAGACAAAAGCCAGAGTCTCTATGTGGGAGGTGagtcaacaacaacagaacaaccCATAGCAACATAACGTCTTCCTCTTACTTAGCCTATTCTTATCCTGACTCTTGTAAGTGATGTGCTGCTTATGGTCATGTTTGATGAACTTGTACTCGCCCTCCAGCAGCTGAGAGCCTGagacctttctctctcctctgtcacagaTGCAGCGGGACGGCCTGTTAACTGGGCTCCTGGCAAGAAGAAGAAGGACTTTTCCTGCAGTGACCGACTGGTGAGAGGACCTGTACTAACCTCTAGACCAGTCTGTTCACTTGTCGACAAGTCTGTCCTGACCTCTAGTTCCAGTGCATCTTCATACACACCAAACAGAAAAATGACCCAAATAGTGGGCTGAAATGAGGAATTTCAATATGCTAAAACTCAGTAGAGACAAATCAGCAGAGAATAATGTTCTGTGTCTACTGACTGTATGAAAGGTCATTCTTGCTATGGTGTAGATACAGTTTATGACCAGGTGTTGTACCATGCAGGCATTGCATATCTTAATAATGCCTGactgatttttctctctctctccctctctctcgactAGTTTGCTCTGAACCTTGGACTACAGTTCCACACGCCAGAGGAGTTCTTCCTGGGCTGGAAGACCGCCCCCTTCAGTCTTCCTCCATTTGACCCTGTGAGTAACCGGGTGGATATCTGTGGTATTCTGTCTGCACAGAATACGTGTGAAGCTTTTGAAGcctctatgtatgtgtgtgcacttgcacatctgactgtgtgtgtgtgtgtctctctctccagaggaaATGTGACTCTAACGCCCGTCTATATGACCCGCCCAGTGCCTCCCTCACCTCCACCAAGCAGGAAGTAATCATTGCCGTGGGTTTCCCTGCTTGTAAGTGGACGTGCATTCCTTATTTTTCTgccatcctccctctctttacTGACAACCctcccttctttttttttatccagcTGGGAAATCAtcctttttccacacacacatcGTCCCCAAAGGTTACGTGTACGTGAACAGGGTGAGTGGATCAGTGTGCTGTTGGCGCTctcaacatccacacacacacgcatatacacacactgacctgaccTGTGTTTGTCAGGACACCCTGGGCTCGTGGCAGAGCTGTGTTTCGGCCTGTGAGCGGGCTCTGAAGGAGGGGCGCAGCGTGGCGGTGGATAACACCAARCCAGACCCTGAGTCTCGCAAACGGTACCCGTCTCTGTGCTCCTACTAGTGTGTGGAGCACTTTTGGTTTGCAGTTCATGAACAACCTAAACCACTTACATATCAGAGAGTGGTAAATCTGCTACATGCATGAACCAAACCAYAGATATTTGATTGAGTGTGTTTGTAGGGAATAGCATGTAACTTCTATACGTTGTCCCCCTCCAGGTATGTTGACGTCAGCCAGAGTTTGGGCGTGTCCTGTCGGTGCTTCAACTTCTCTGCCTCCCTGGAGCAGGCCAAGCACAACAACAGAGTAGGTCTCCTCTCTRCCGCTACTGAACTGTATATACCAGACTACACATGATTAATTATTCAGCAGTTCAGAGTAGAGGGTGACATGAACTTGCGACCTGATCGTACACACAGAATAGCCCAACCTGGGACTTAAACGACAACCATCMGGTTCAATGTACACTTCTTAAACCTTATAATGTACAGGCCATGGGATACACCCAGTTCAATYTAGGRTCTGAGGTACTGCCCTGATGCATAGTGTTGTTCATTATTGGGCTCTTCCTGTGCTGTACAGTTCCGTGAGATGGCCCCCTCCACCACCAAGCACCTCAAAGTCAATGACATGATCTTCCACAGTTACAAGTAAGTGACATTCACAGCATCACATTCTCAACGTAGGGATTCACTGGCCTCTACAATGGGTTGAAAGGATCAGAGCACACTAATATAACAAATATGTCTTTATGGCTGTGTTTACAGAGCcagcctaattctgatcttttggcaaaagagctgatctgattgatctttttccactaattggtcttttggccagaattgggttgcctgtaTAAACYCAGCATATacgtatgtcatataaaataaatgcatgtctgAATATATTTGCCCACTCTGAACAGACTTTCTCTCCACACAGGAAGAAGTTTGTGGTGCCCAGTCTCTCGGAAGGCTTTTCAGAAATCCTGCAAATTCATTTTGTCCCAACCTTTACAGACAGCCAATCAGAGGCCCTCTTCAGGCAGTTCTCTGAAGGCTGATTGGGTGGCTGGTATTCTAACCTAAGATTCATCAGATTGTTATTGGTGGAAAATAATCTGGCAGTCGTACCAGTCCAACATTTTTCTATGCTGTGGCTGTATGTAGACAAACTATTTAGTTACCTGCTGCTAATCAACAAATCATTGCTATTACGCTACATACATTTTGAAGGTGCAGATGTTTTAACTAAATGTAACCACAGCAGACAGCACACATCAGTATTTTTGTTTGATTGGCTTGAGTTTCATATTTTCGTATCATGTTTTCTGGTCAGATATACAGTACTTGTTTCCAGAAAGCCTAAAAAGTAAAAAACCATGAGCAATGTTTTATTAATTGTATATTTTAATAAATTGTTATTaatttcatttgttttacaatGGATCTTATTCTGTAAAGTAGGGAAACTGAATGCATGTTTTTCTGCTAGTGTGCCACCGTAAAGCAATATTTGTAGCTTTGCATGACAATCCTAGTTGAAACTCAGCTGTCCACATATAGGTAGAAACTCCAACTCCTTCGCCAGGTGCTGTTTTACCCATGGCACTAATGTGGAAGTCGCTTGCATCAGGAGGGGCCTGTCACTTCTGTCTTGGGCTTCGCACACATTCTTGGTGTCCCAGCTCACTACTCCAGCCTGCAGGAAAGATAGAATAGAACTGCGGGTGTGGATTAATTCCAATAATGCCTGGTCATTGAATAGAGTCATACAAAAAGTAGACTTAGCTTTGCATAATGGAACCAAACACCAGATACCGGTAGATTGTTATTGTTCTGTATGCTTATGGAGAAGATTTAGTGGAAGGGGAGTTCCTCACTTGAGGAACCCGAACAGAGAAACCTGTCTGGCACGTATTCATTCAGAGTTGCATCGTGAGGAATTAGAAGTGTGTTCTCAGCCTGTTTAACACAGTCAGGCCTCCTCTGCAAATAGGAACATCAAACAATGGGGCTGCTAATTAACACTCCACCCTTCACAAACATGCACATCAATTAGACATCATTTACAGGCATACCGTACATGAAGACAAACAAAACTTATTCACACTGAACATTTGTACCACTGTTCACTCTTCATATACAAATAGTGGTAAATGTAGAGCCAACGATAGAGATTACACTGTAGAAGGCCTGTTAGATTTGACCTATGAcctttgtgaatgtgtgtttggtTGTTGAGCACCGCTAACCTTACTCCctgtatgaatgtgtgtttgcTTGCATTTCGCATCCCTGACTGTAGACCCATTGTTGATGAAGTAGGCTCCAGTCTCCTCCAGGCATAGCAGGGTTCtctctgcagacacacacacattaaccagTTATCATACACTCGGCAGGTTATTTATTCAACCACTcacatcaacgagctgtttcgcccacaggactgccgctgactggatgtttttggttTGGTACTGGAAAGATCACCCcgcgctcaaagtcgcttaggtcactttgcccattctaacgttcaatcgaacagtaactgaatgcctcgatgccagtctgcctgctttatatagcaagcaaCGGCCATGTCACTCACTGAGCGATCCATTTTCATGAACGTGGTGGTGGGTGTATATACTAGACATAGAGCTTAAGTCAAGCCTAGACATGATCTGATTCATGGGTGGATGACACCTGTCATGTCCAGCAGTACTCTGATTGTTTTCGCTCTATTAGGAACGAGTTCAGCTTGGATAACTAGTTGAGTTGGGCTTGTCAAGCTAAAAAAGGTATTGCACTCCGTCTACTtgttgaggaggaggagcaaTCATCTTACCGTGTTGTTCACAGAGTTGGAACTCATCTTCATGGCTCGGCTGGCGTGCTTGGTACACGTCAAGAAGATGGGCCTGTagagatgcactattgtaaagtggctgttccactggatgtcataaggtgaatgcaccaatttgtaagtcgctctggataagagcgtctgctaaatgacttaaatgtaaatgtaaatgtaaataccagATTAACAACACAGGGAGGTACAGGAAGTCATGTAGTTACACAAGAATAGAGTGCAATAAAGTACTCATGTTAATATTGTAACAGTGCGTAACAATGTCATTGCTGGTGAATGATTTGGCCAAGTAGATGGAATTGTGGTGGTTTGGAATGAGAGTGATTCATAAGGGAATTATTTCATGAGCTAGTGTTGCTGCTCAACCCACCTTGCTGTCCATGACAGCTTGATTGTTTCAACCTTAACCAGAGCAATGTCGTAGTCATAGAAGTCTTTCACGTTTTTGTCGCTGAGTCCATCAATGTTGTACTGTGGGTGCGGGATTACAGACAACACCTTCGCTACCACCTTTCCTTCATAACCTGGGGGACATTGGCATGAGTTTGATACTTACTAGTAAGCATTACTTATGAATGAAAGGCAGAATAGACATCACCTTTTTAATAATCTGAATAATCAGTAGTCTTATCTAAATAATCAGTTGTCTGTTATCTATAATCTGTGCTCTAGATTGGTATTTCTAAATGGGCAGACACATTGCCAAATGACCCATAAACATTTTGAGGTCAATGCAGAGACCAATGTGCAATTAGGTAGGGTACTGACCATGCTTCACAGCCACTTTCTCTTGGTCCACGTTCTCCTAAATTCTGATGGCAGAAAAGCAGTGAGCTGTGGTCAGGATCCAGTTCTGGGTCACGATGGAGCCTTGGCAGGTCTACCTGAGAGTAGAGGGATGAATGGAGGATTTCATTTTACTGTAGATTCATcggtactgtatttatgtatgtcTATGATAGTGTTTATTGTGTACAGTCTTCCATGTTATGTTAAATAATGCTTACAGTGATGACGTTCACATGCCACAGCCTGGTATAGCCtttcttggtggatccaaacacGTGGTCACACTTTTATGTGTCATCACTACTACATTTTTGACTTCATTCTACCTGGTTCAGCCATTCTATTGCTAAATATACCACATACAAAGACTTTAAAACAGAATTTGTTTTAaagaaaaattataaaaatgCACTTGTCACTGAAATACAGGAATCTCACTGAAATACAGTCAC
The genomic region above belongs to Salvelinus sp. IW2-2015 linkage group LG4p, ASM291031v2, whole genome shotgun sequence and contains:
- the pnkp gene encoding bifunctional polynucleotide phosphatase/kinase isoform X1 — encoded protein: MDTVRYLFFPTSYCLLSLQMQQCTLLSASGARVPLADGRAVILGRGPETXVIDKKCSRHQVKLVACYADKEVLVTQLGPNPSSLGSESLGRGQSGRLTHDSTLYLVNQSHPFRVQFSASNETSSSSAQKGKXVERLKALDKTKGGKNDRXREVQSTGPKRSIQXFFASSPKKASKRSHRSEEDPQEKRRRTTGSDSGGEDEAEKLAEEKLRHLQEMSERASGASRDCVQQQASVSACSRSHWQQIGNLMLYTAVGVTGSTKIAGFDIDGCIITTNSGKVFPTSPDDWRILFPEIQPKLASLLKKGYKVVFFTNQMGISRGKLKPEDFKSKVENILKTLQLPIQVFVASGPGIYRKPVMGMWEHLCEKDNGGVAVDKSQSLYVGDAAGRPVNWAPGKKKKDFSCSDRLFALNLGLQFHTPEEFFLGWKTAPFSLPPFDPRKCDSNARLYDPPSASLTSTKQEVIIAVGFPASGKSSFFHTHIVPKGYVYVNRDTLGSWQSCVSACERALKEGRSVAVDNTKPDPESRKRYVDVSQSLGVSCRCFNFSASLEQAKHNNRFREMAPSTTKHLKVNDMIFHSYKKKFVVPSLSEGFSEILQIHFVPTFTDSQSEALFRQFSEG
- the pnkp gene encoding bifunctional polynucleotide phosphatase/kinase isoform X3, which encodes MDTVRYLFFPTSYCLLSLQMQQCTLLSASGARVPLADGRAVILGRGPETXVIDKKCSRHQVKLVACYADKEVLVTQLGPNPSSLGSESLGRGQSGRLTHDSTLYLVNQSHPFRVQFSASNETSSSSAQKGKXVERLKALDKTKGGKNDRXREVQSTGPKRSIQXFFASSPKKASKRSHRSEEDPQEKRRRTTGSDSGGEDEAEKLAEEKLRHLQEMSERASGASRDCVQQQASVSACSRSHWQQIGNLMLYTAVGVTGSTKIAGFDIDGCIITTNSGKVFPTSPDDWRILFPEIQPKLASLLKKGYKVVFFTNQMGISRGKLKPEDFKSKVENILKTLQLPIQVFVASGPGIYRKPVMGMWEHLCEKFALNLGLQFHTPEEFFLGWKTAPFSLPPFDPRKCDSNARLYDPPSASLTSTKQEVIIAVGFPASGKSSFFHTHIVPKGYVYVNRDTLGSWQSCVSACERALKEGRSVAVDNTKPDPESRKRYVDVSQSLGVSCRCFNFSASLEQAKHNNRFREMAPSTTKHLKVNDMIFHSYKKKFVVPSLSEGFSEILQIHFVPTFTDSQSEALFRQFSEG
- the pnkp gene encoding bifunctional polynucleotide phosphatase/kinase isoform X2 encodes the protein MQQCTLLSASGARVPLADGRAVILGRGPETXVIDKKCSRHQVKLVACYADKEVLVTQLGPNPSSLGSESLGRGQSGRLTHDSTLYLVNQSHPFRVQFSASNETSSSSAQKGKXVERLKALDKTKGGKNDRXREVQSTGPKRSIQXFFASSPKKASKRSHRSEEDPQEKRRRTTGSDSGGEDEAEKLAEEKLRHLQEMSERASGASRDCVQQQASVSACSRSHWQQIGNLMLYTAVGVTGSTKIAGFDIDGCIITTNSGKVFPTSPDDWRILFPEIQPKLASLLKKGYKVVFFTNQMGISRGKLKPEDFKSKVENILKTLQLPIQVFVASGPGIYRKPVMGMWEHLCEKDNGGVAVDKSQSLYVGDAAGRPVNWAPGKKKKDFSCSDRLFALNLGLQFHTPEEFFLGWKTAPFSLPPFDPRKCDSNARLYDPPSASLTSTKQEVIIAVGFPASGKSSFFHTHIVPKGYVYVNRDTLGSWQSCVSACERALKEGRSVAVDNTKPDPESRKRYVDVSQSLGVSCRCFNFSASLEQAKHNNRFREMAPSTTKHLKVNDMIFHSYKKKFVVPSLSEGFSEILQIHFVPTFTDSQSEALFRQFSEG